In Haliotis asinina isolate JCU_RB_2024 chromosome 16, JCU_Hal_asi_v2, whole genome shotgun sequence, the following are encoded in one genomic region:
- the LOC137267869 gene encoding sialin-like, with protein sequence MKGIANGDTSGRHGSKLNNGTATKRELPPHETFVSKFTSCRWTTCYMCFVASLLLYTFRHCLSMAFVCMEIVPSQLSNWTENNLTNITGVTANNVTESTLHGSEYTEDKRFNPYVPAQLEGPLLSSYFYGYLLTPLVGGTIASKFGPKRVVATSLTIASTAILLFPLALRTNIYLGIAMRIIVGLSSGTINPSLYVMWSHWAPIYEKSQLAAVTNSGVNMASILVTAVSASLCEIAIDDGWPFIFYVYGGTGIVWLLLWCFLVFDSPDTHPRIQEKEKAIIYFKKTTKRTSVKPPWMKIFKSPPFWALLTAHISQTWIETTITTFIPMYMNDVLKFKIEENGLLSSLPFLGRFLGGIATAYIADVIQSKSLMKTTYTRKMFQTIGSIIPASLLIAVSYLTTDQRMVAVGLLTLTMTVNSTTIASFRVNHLDIAPRYSGQIMGFTQTFAIVGGIVSPLVTAAITIDGTRKQWQIVFIITATIVLFSNIVFVLFGSGREQPWAKFKEATIDIPRISEQNTNTVNAEQQNAHAISVIQIQGGGPYDFVYDVKEDTKNEGLGKVNTGFDGDDSGIVHSEEGSDDMIESTRM encoded by the exons ATGAAAG GTATTGCAAATGGCGACACTTCGGGGCGACATGGATCCAAGTTGAACAACGGCACAGCCACAAAAAGAGAATTACCTCCCCATGAGACATTTGTGTCAAAGTTCACTTCCTGTCGATGGACGACATGTTACATGTGTTTCGTGGCGTCTCTGTTATTATATACATTCCGCCATTGTCTAAGCATGGCGTTTGTGTGTATGGAAATAGTACCCTCGCAGCTGTCCAACTGGACCGAGAATAATCTCACGAATATCACCGGTGTGACGGCTAACAATGTCACAGAGAGTACATTACATGGATCGGAGTATACCGAGGATAAG AGATTCAACCCGTATGTGCCGGCTCAGTTGGAAGGGCCACTTCTCTCCAGCTATTTCTACGGGTACCTGCTGACGCCCTTGGTAGGTGGTACTATCGCCTCCAAGTTTGGGCCAAAGAGAGTTGTGGCTACATCCCTGACCATTGCCTCCACAGCCATCTTGTTGTTTCCATTGGCCCTCAGAACAAATATATATCTCGGCATTGCCATGCGGATCATCGTGGGGCTGTCATCT GGCACTATCAATCCCTCTCTCTATGTCATGTGGTCCCACTGGGCTCCCATATATGAAAAGTCTCAGCTGGCTGCTGTAACAAACTCAG GTGTAAACATGGCCAGTATCCTAGTGACGGCCGTCTCGGCTTCCCTCTGTGAGATTGCTATAGACGACGGGTGGCCGTTTATCTTCTACGTCTATG GTGGCACTGGCATTGTCTGGCTCCTGCTGTGGTGCTTCCTCGTCTTCGACTCGCCGGACACACACCCAAGAATCCAGGAAAAGGAAAAGGCGATCATTTActtcaagaaaacaacaaaacgcACGTCAGTTAAG CCACCATGGATGAAGATCTTTAAGTCTCCCCCGTTCTGGGCGTTGCTGACAGCTCACATCTCCCAGACGTGGATTGAGACGACCATCACGACCTTCATCCCCATGTACATGAACGACGTCCTCAAGTTCAAGATTGAAGAG AATGGCTTGTTATCTTCACTGCCGTTCCTCGGGCGGTTCCTTGGAGGCATAGCCACTGCTTACATCGCTGACGTGATCCAGTCAAAGTCCCTGATGAAAACAACCTACACAAGAAAAATGTTCCAGACAATTG GGTCAATTATTCCAGCGTCTTTGCTGATTGCCGTTAGTTATTTGACCACCGACCAGAGGATGGTAGCAGTTGGGTTACTGACGCTGACGATGACGGTCAACTCTACAACTATAGCCTCCTTCAGGGTTAACCATCTTGACATTGCTCCCAG GTACTCGGGCCAAATAATGGGCTTTACGCAGACGTTTGCAATCGTCGGTGGAATCGTCAGTCCTCTTGTCACAGCGGCTATCACTATCGAC GGCACAAGGAAGCAATGGCAAATCGTGTTCATCATCACGGCTACCATTGTCCTGTTCTCCAACATTGTCTTCGTCCTGTTCGGCAGTGGGCGAGAACAACCCTGGGCTAAGTTTAAGGAAGCAACAATCGATATTCCACGGATATCAGAACAGAACACTAATACTGTGAACGCAGAACAGCAGAATGCGCACGCTATATCTGTGATACAAATCCAGGGCGGGGGCCCGTATGATTTTGTGTATGACGTTAAAGAGGATACAAAGAATGAGGGGCTCGGTAAAGTCAACACAGGGTTTGATGGGGATGATTCAGGAATTGTTCACTCAGAGGAAGGTTCGGACGATATGATAGAGAGTACACGAATGTAG